The following coding sequences lie in one Alloacidobacterium dinghuense genomic window:
- a CDS encoding SDR family NAD(P)-dependent oxidoreductase: MSRFESSKFRNPELNPEQRHIADQTLHKPQSAMRHSQTGMPTGARGHGAMICEVPPITRPSVTELAGPLRTPAAGRRLADRVCLVVGATSGIGRATALRMAEEGAGAVVVAGRRDSLGRALEDELRLRGAESLFVTTDVTREPDVAELVEQTMVRFGRLDAVFNNAGYLERRARLAEQPGDVYAHVFDTNVRALFIAMRHEIPALLTSGGGAIVNNTSVSGVRNPNPGLALYGASKAAAIALTRAAAMEYAPQGVRINSVAPGRVVTEMMVASGIADMRSVAAGLPLRRMGHPEEVAAAAIWLLSDEATYIVGHVLSADGGFLAA; encoded by the coding sequence ATTTGAATCATCAAAGTTTCGAAACCCGGAGCTGAATCCTGAGCAACGCCACATAGCGGACCAGACGCTCCATAAACCGCAGAGCGCAATGCGGCACTCGCAGACCGGGATGCCAACGGGGGCGAGAGGTCATGGAGCAATGATTTGTGAGGTACCACCGATAACGCGGCCCTCGGTCACAGAACTCGCAGGGCCACTTCGCACGCCGGCGGCCGGTCGGAGACTTGCTGATCGTGTCTGTCTGGTCGTCGGCGCGACGAGCGGCATCGGTCGGGCGACAGCATTGCGGATGGCCGAGGAAGGCGCGGGAGCCGTCGTGGTCGCCGGACGACGGGACTCACTCGGACGGGCGCTTGAAGACGAGCTTCGACTTCGGGGCGCCGAAAGTCTCTTTGTCACCACCGATGTCACCCGCGAGCCGGATGTCGCCGAACTGGTAGAACAGACGATGGTCCGGTTCGGCCGCCTCGACGCCGTATTCAATAACGCCGGATATCTGGAGAGGCGGGCTCGGCTCGCCGAGCAGCCGGGTGATGTCTACGCGCACGTCTTCGACACCAATGTCCGCGCTCTCTTCATCGCCATGCGCCATGAGATTCCGGCGCTGCTGACCTCTGGTGGCGGAGCGATCGTCAACAACACGAGCGTCAGTGGCGTACGGAATCCCAATCCGGGTCTGGCGCTCTATGGTGCCTCCAAGGCTGCGGCCATCGCTCTGACGCGCGCCGCCGCGATGGAATATGCGCCTCAAGGGGTCCGCATCAACTCAGTCGCACCGGGCCGCGTCGTTACGGAAATGATGGTCGCGTCTGGCATTGCCGACATGCGGAGCGTAGCCGCCGGGCTGCCGCTCCGGCGCATGGGACATCCGGAGGAAGTGGCAGCGGCCGCGATTTGGCTTTTGTCGGACGAGGCTACTTACATCGTCGGCCATGTGCTGTCTGCTGATGGTGGATTTCTTGCGGCGTGA
- a CDS encoding trypsin-like peptidase domain-containing protein, which yields MHILLLNLGMKSAQDVKQALSGQGYEITTGRTRTVDEIRVLFPEVLITEATPSDLSCCGLISQIKADPDLRTLKIVIIIHGGALERTRALDLGADDVISFPFEPLEFAARIRTQFRERQPELELEAKLNDALQREHLAESAVEALSDGMNAKRGFRLLPAIYVLSAIVVLPALATIISNRHSRKDTLQLKAEVAQLNGGILQQGELLRRTEQARASLNASDASVIRESLKAQTEELRREIAANSDTDGESLKRQLQETQNRVGRLEDEDRVAETIVHRYGPSICLLHVVVGFRDKDSGQLIRISADATDKAGVDDLGMVSLGTGGTGPPLQLDVFGTGFLVARDGRLVTNHHVAEPWWSNENLKQLLDGGAVAYAVSYTAYFPGTLQGIAAKLDRISPHADLATLKLQAPAPPHTALVEFDDRSEASVAGDPVVLIGYPTGIEGILARGGDDVAQKVVGNTQEMTQIVSQLAAQDLIRPTTTQGHIGDVLKGEIIYDAATTSGGSGGPLFNRDGKVIGVNRAMLSDFGGSNMAVPIRYADELVK from the coding sequence ATGCATATTCTTCTCCTCAACCTAGGTATGAAATCTGCCCAGGATGTAAAGCAGGCCTTATCAGGTCAAGGCTATGAAATCACTACAGGCCGCACTCGGACGGTTGACGAAATTCGCGTTCTTTTCCCGGAGGTCTTAATTACAGAGGCAACACCATCCGACCTCAGCTGCTGCGGCTTGATCAGCCAGATCAAGGCGGATCCTGATCTGCGAACGCTCAAGATTGTGATAATCATTCATGGTGGCGCCCTGGAACGTACCCGCGCGTTGGACTTGGGCGCCGACGACGTCATCTCCTTTCCGTTTGAACCATTGGAGTTCGCAGCGAGGATCAGGACGCAGTTTCGTGAGAGACAACCAGAACTTGAGCTCGAAGCAAAGCTGAACGATGCATTGCAAAGAGAGCACTTGGCGGAGAGTGCTGTGGAAGCTCTGAGTGACGGCATGAATGCCAAACGGGGCTTTCGGTTGCTTCCGGCGATCTATGTTCTCAGCGCGATAGTGGTTTTGCCAGCACTCGCAACGATCATTTCGAACCGGCACAGCCGGAAGGATACGCTCCAACTCAAAGCCGAGGTTGCGCAGTTGAACGGCGGAATCTTGCAACAGGGAGAACTCCTGCGCCGCACAGAACAAGCGCGTGCGTCCCTGAACGCAAGCGACGCTTCGGTAATTCGCGAATCGTTGAAGGCGCAAACCGAAGAGCTCCGCAGAGAGATAGCGGCGAACAGCGATACAGATGGCGAATCTCTTAAGAGACAGCTTCAGGAGACTCAGAATCGCGTGGGCCGGCTTGAGGATGAGGACCGGGTAGCGGAAACGATCGTTCACAGATATGGACCGAGCATCTGCCTGTTGCACGTGGTAGTAGGCTTTCGAGACAAAGACTCCGGACAGTTAATTCGTATCTCCGCTGATGCCACAGATAAGGCGGGGGTGGACGACTTGGGGATGGTATCTCTCGGAACTGGGGGAACTGGACCGCCTCTGCAGCTTGACGTCTTTGGCACAGGATTTCTCGTAGCACGCGACGGACGTCTCGTCACCAATCATCACGTTGCGGAGCCCTGGTGGAGTAATGAGAACTTGAAGCAGCTTCTGGATGGGGGTGCTGTTGCGTACGCCGTGTCTTACACAGCGTACTTCCCCGGGACGCTTCAGGGCATCGCGGCTAAGCTCGACCGAATTTCGCCGCATGCCGATTTGGCAACTCTCAAGTTACAGGCTCCTGCGCCGCCTCATACCGCACTTGTGGAATTCGATGATCGCAGTGAAGCCAGTGTGGCGGGCGATCCGGTCGTGTTGATTGGATACCCCACAGGAATTGAAGGCATCCTCGCTCGTGGAGGAGACGACGTCGCACAAAAAGTGGTGGGGAACACCCAGGAGATGACCCAGATTGTTTCGCAGTTGGCAGCTCAAGACCTCATTCGCCCTACGACTACGCAGGGACACATCGGAGATGTTCTCAAGGGCGAGATTATTTACGATGCAGCGACCACGTCCGGCGGTTCTGGGGGCCCGCTCTTCAATCGCGATGGCAAGGTGATTGGTGTGAATCGGGCCATGCTGAGTGACTTCGGCGGCTCGAACATGGCGGTTCCCATCCGTTACGCCGATGAGTTGGTGAAGTGA
- a CDS encoding DUF3300 domain-containing protein encodes MNIFRCTAEFSIRRSNKQNLVSLLLWALCFAISPQSLLAIQDQDVPPPPQDAQQSPEQLQQLVAPIALYPDSLVSQILAASTYPEQVVEADRWVQAHPALQGEALGQVVDQQPWDPSIKALTAFPSVLGNMDKNLSWTSSLGDAYYNQQSDVMAAVQAMRQKAQAAGNLQSEPQETVTTQDSNISIEPADPDEVYVPAYDPWVVYGDPVAPWLGWYPYPGIWFGGSNLYFGAHYGIGWYRGYGWGWNHWGADWRGRSVLYDHNRFHSSSTTFYNRNTFDRGGVERFDRRENDNHPVEPPRPFYGDTRAARGYAEPRGESSIRSNAFSGYNHGGEERGFSSRGSESFGGGGGFGGGGGFHGGGGRR; translated from the coding sequence ATGAACATTTTTCGGTGCACCGCTGAATTCTCAATCCGTCGTTCGAATAAGCAGAACCTGGTTTCCCTGTTGTTGTGGGCTCTGTGCTTCGCCATTTCGCCTCAAAGCCTTCTTGCCATTCAGGATCAGGACGTACCTCCACCCCCGCAAGATGCGCAACAGAGTCCCGAGCAGCTACAGCAGTTGGTTGCGCCCATTGCGCTCTATCCGGATTCGCTCGTGTCGCAGATCCTGGCCGCGTCCACTTACCCCGAACAAGTCGTCGAAGCCGACAGATGGGTGCAAGCGCATCCTGCATTGCAAGGCGAAGCTTTGGGACAAGTTGTGGACCAGCAACCTTGGGATCCGAGTATCAAGGCCCTCACTGCATTTCCATCGGTCCTTGGCAACATGGATAAGAACCTTTCATGGACCTCGTCTCTAGGCGATGCCTATTACAACCAGCAATCGGATGTGATGGCTGCGGTGCAGGCAATGCGTCAGAAGGCGCAAGCCGCCGGCAATCTCCAATCCGAACCGCAGGAGACGGTTACGACGCAAGATTCGAACATCAGCATTGAGCCTGCCGACCCGGATGAGGTCTACGTCCCCGCCTACGATCCGTGGGTGGTCTACGGAGATCCCGTCGCGCCATGGCTGGGCTGGTACCCGTATCCCGGAATCTGGTTTGGCGGTTCGAACCTTTACTTTGGCGCCCACTACGGAATCGGTTGGTACCGAGGTTATGGATGGGGCTGGAATCATTGGGGCGCCGATTGGCGTGGCCGGTCCGTGCTCTATGACCACAACAGGTTCCACTCAAGCAGCACGACGTTCTATAACCGGAACACCTTCGACCGGGGCGGCGTTGAGCGCTTCGACCGCCGGGAGAATGACAACCATCCTGTTGAACCTCCCCGGCCTTTCTATGGAGACACCAGAGCTGCTCGAGGATATGCAGAACCCCGCGGTGAAAGCAGTATCCGCTCGAACGCCTTCAGCGGTTACAACCACGGCGGTGAGGAAAGGGGCTTTTCGTCACGCGGAAGCGAAAGCTTCGGCGGAGGTGGAGGGTTCGGTGGAGGCGGAGGGTTTCACGGCGGTGGCGGGCGGCGATAA
- a CDS encoding DUF2950 domain-containing protein — MAQQLGQKTFSSPEEASNTLFTALQSNNEQELLDIFGPDNKQIVRSGDETEDSQSRASFVEKYKEMHRLAKEPDGTTTLIIGARNWPTPIPLVNKNNSWYFDTEAGAKEILFRRIGRNEISAIRVCQELTAAEKEYRSSQHDEYASKIFSDEGQHNGLYWKVADGEPQSPIGPLVASAVAEGYAKGQGGPPTPYRGYYFHILTKKGKNAPGGAKSYIVHGKMTEGFAFLAYPAEYRSSGVMTFIVNEDGAVLQKDLGKKTDVLAKTMKKYNPDSSWRKADGQQEETAGEPQSKWQVGTITAVQCRQAADADPSISSCEVSLKVGDTVYVAFYKSPFGRDTVLFATGRDLEVLIGENTIMYNDLLGDSFQVPILSHTIVTAQAGQ; from the coding sequence ATGGCGCAGCAGCTAGGCCAGAAGACATTTTCATCGCCGGAAGAAGCCAGCAATACACTGTTCACGGCACTGCAGAGTAACAACGAACAGGAATTGCTCGATATCTTCGGACCTGACAATAAACAAATCGTCAGGTCCGGCGATGAAACCGAAGACTCCCAGAGCCGGGCTAGTTTCGTCGAGAAATATAAGGAAATGCACCGCCTGGCAAAAGAGCCGGATGGAACCACTACCTTAATTATTGGCGCCAGAAACTGGCCCACACCCATACCACTCGTCAACAAAAATAACTCGTGGTATTTCGACACCGAGGCAGGCGCGAAGGAAATCTTGTTCCGGCGCATTGGTCGCAATGAAATATCCGCGATTCGCGTTTGCCAGGAACTCACGGCGGCCGAAAAAGAATATCGATCCAGCCAACACGACGAGTACGCAAGCAAGATCTTCAGCGATGAAGGCCAGCATAACGGCCTTTATTGGAAGGTTGCCGATGGCGAACCCCAGAGTCCCATCGGCCCGTTGGTAGCGTCGGCCGTCGCCGAGGGCTACGCTAAGGGTCAGGGCGGGCCTCCCACCCCTTACCGTGGTTACTATTTCCATATCCTGACGAAGAAGGGGAAAAATGCCCCGGGCGGCGCGAAGTCTTACATCGTCCATGGCAAGATGACGGAGGGTTTCGCTTTCCTGGCCTATCCGGCGGAATACAGGTCCTCCGGCGTCATGACCTTCATCGTGAACGAGGATGGAGCGGTACTACAGAAAGATCTCGGCAAGAAGACCGATGTTCTCGCCAAAACCATGAAGAAATACAATCCCGATTCCAGTTGGCGAAAGGCCGACGGGCAGCAGGAGGAGACTGCCGGCGAGCCCCAAAGCAAATGGCAAGTGGGCACCATCACTGCGGTGCAATGCCGTCAAGCTGCTGATGCCGATCCTTCTATCAGCAGTTGTGAGGTTTCCTTGAAAGTCGGCGACACCGTTTATGTCGCGTTCTACAAATCGCCGTTTGGCAGAGATACCGTGCTGTTTGCAACAGGTCGTGACCTCGAGGTTTTGATCGGGGAGAACACCATAATGTACAACGATCTCCTGGGTGATTCATTTCAAGTGCCGATTCTGAGCCACACGATCGTTACCGCGCAGGCCGGTCAATGA
- a CDS encoding mechanosensitive ion channel family protein, translated as MTSEALTERSCAFGGRSTWVCTNDNEIIIVPNTNFITNSVTNWTANDAKVRFAIKVGVSYSSDPQEVKALLPDLAAQHPDVLRDPPPEVIFSDLGDSSLIFLLRIWTAKELGNPQALKSDLYFSIFDAFREHGIEMPFSQLDLHLRTVDASIINTLPNKSILRNGQHNSSIKPVTAKR; from the coding sequence TTGACGTCGGAGGCACTAACGGAGAGGTCATGCGCATTCGGAGGCCGCAGCACATGGGTTTGCACGAATGACAATGAGATCATCATCGTCCCGAACACCAATTTCATAACGAATAGCGTAACTAACTGGACGGCTAATGACGCGAAGGTCCGTTTTGCGATCAAGGTGGGCGTTTCCTATTCGAGCGATCCTCAAGAGGTCAAGGCCCTTTTGCCCGACCTTGCAGCCCAACACCCCGATGTCCTGCGCGACCCACCGCCCGAGGTGATCTTCAGCGACTTGGGCGACAGCTCGCTCATTTTCCTTCTGCGGATATGGACGGCCAAAGAATTGGGAAATCCACAAGCACTGAAAAGTGATCTCTACTTCTCGATCTTTGACGCGTTTCGCGAGCACGGCATTGAAATGCCCTTCTCTCAGCTCGACCTGCACTTGAGGACCGTGGATGCATCTATCATCAATACGCTTCCAAACAAGTCCATTCTCAGAAACGGACAGCATAATTCCTCGATCAAGCCAGTGACAGCAAAGCGCTAG
- a CDS encoding universal stress protein — MKNSNQCSLLTKTPRILFPVDFSSRCVLAARHVKAWTDGSNAALSTLHVVDPKALGYSPERNDGSMYHDLANLIAKRTADLKHFSDHYFGENVARHTILSGDAADQIEHFAKHENVDLIMLPRAHQSIVSRLLRDSLTARILHRSAASVWITEHVEAADKLSINSILCAVHFERDLTLEAQNYRILQKVLTLAKAFQAKVTFLTVIDGREEDTTRRPANASLSSGIGPWLTRAHEQLGNGAEFLRQTGDVVSAITDAANRVAADLVVVGRTRPGTIGLGRQSRILKIDDAVHRPILSVW; from the coding sequence GTGAAGAACTCTAACCAATGCTCCCTGCTCACGAAGACGCCGAGAATTCTTTTTCCCGTCGATTTCTCTAGTCGATGTGTGTTAGCCGCGCGCCATGTTAAGGCATGGACGGACGGCTCTAATGCCGCCTTGAGTACACTGCATGTCGTCGATCCCAAAGCGCTTGGATATTCGCCTGAACGAAACGATGGGTCTATGTACCATGACCTTGCCAATTTGATTGCTAAGCGTACTGCGGATCTGAAGCATTTTTCCGATCACTACTTCGGCGAGAACGTCGCGCGCCATACAATACTAAGTGGCGATGCGGCTGACCAGATTGAGCATTTTGCCAAGCACGAAAACGTCGATCTGATCATGTTACCCAGAGCTCATCAGAGCATCGTGTCTCGCCTCCTACGCGATTCGTTGACAGCGAGGATCCTCCATCGATCTGCCGCCTCGGTGTGGATCACAGAACATGTGGAAGCAGCAGACAAGTTGTCCATCAATAGCATTTTATGCGCCGTGCATTTTGAGCGAGACTTGACGCTGGAAGCCCAGAATTACAGGATTCTCCAAAAAGTGCTGACACTCGCAAAAGCCTTCCAAGCCAAGGTGACGTTTCTCACTGTCATAGACGGACGCGAAGAAGACACTACTAGGCGTCCTGCAAATGCTAGCCTCTCTTCCGGAATAGGACCATGGTTAACACGCGCGCATGAACAGCTTGGAAACGGCGCGGAGTTTCTACGGCAAACGGGCGACGTCGTTTCGGCCATCACCGATGCAGCCAACCGGGTAGCCGCAGACCTGGTTGTCGTTGGACGTACGCGTCCAGGGACGATAGGCCTAGGTCGCCAAAGTCGCATTTTGAAGATTGATGATGCGGTCCATCGCCCCATCCTAAGCGTCTGGTAG
- a CDS encoding RNA polymerase sigma factor — protein MEEPMNQFDAGAESLQGNVLAVASDESLVSSAKAGMHLAFAELCRRHSKRTLHVIRRIIQSKEDAEDALQESLLKAFTHLNAFDGRSKFSTWLTRIAINTALMMVRKKRSHPESSFDDDVLPHLQRPDPALDPERHFLARERDLKLREAVRCLPPLLRETIEIRYSQENSLIEVAARTRASLAATKTRLARARRSLLRWLSEHEGLYRRVSQPRARSTWL, from the coding sequence ATGGAGGAACCGATGAATCAGTTTGACGCAGGAGCAGAGTCTCTACAGGGCAACGTGCTAGCAGTTGCGTCTGACGAATCCCTTGTCAGCTCCGCAAAAGCTGGAATGCATCTGGCCTTTGCCGAACTGTGCAGGCGCCACTCGAAGAGGACTTTGCATGTGATTCGACGGATCATCCAAAGCAAAGAAGACGCAGAGGATGCATTGCAAGAATCCTTGCTGAAGGCTTTCACTCACCTCAATGCGTTTGACGGAAGGTCTAAGTTTTCTACTTGGCTTACGCGCATTGCAATTAACACTGCGCTGATGATGGTTCGGAAAAAGCGGTCTCATCCTGAGAGTTCTTTCGACGATGATGTTTTGCCCCATCTACAGCGGCCTGATCCGGCACTCGATCCGGAGCGCCACTTTCTGGCGCGCGAGAGAGACCTCAAGCTTCGAGAGGCTGTACGATGTTTGCCGCCATTACTCCGAGAGACCATCGAAATTCGTTATTCGCAGGAGAACTCCCTGATAGAAGTCGCCGCACGGACACGGGCTTCGCTTGCCGCGACAAAGACTCGCTTGGCGAGGGCAAGGAGATCACTCCTTCGTTGGCTGAGTGAACACGAAGGGCTTTACAGACGAGTGTCCCAGCCGAGGGCACGTTCAACATGGTTGTGA
- a CDS encoding efflux transporter outer membrane subunit, which yields MRKALTLTVAVTVLPLAGCMVGPKYKTPAAITAPSFKETPPASFAEQDGWKPGQPSDTKLKGDWWTLFQDPQLNELEAKVDSANQTLKAAEANFRSARAQIGYARSNEAPTIGVEPSISAVRESENQPYFNNTVANNGEGNFVLPVDLNYEIDLWGRVRRGVTSAREQAQASDADLESARLSLHAELALDYFGLRLADAQEKLLDDTVTAYQSAVELTQDRFEGGAAPQSDVAQAKTQLDQARVQRTDIEVRRTQYEHAIAVLIGKPPAELTLPPLPLDQASQVMPDIPGVMPSALLERRPDIAADERRVASANEQIGIAQAAFYPTLSLSGVAGFQGTSALNWFNWPSRFWAVGPALSQTVFDAGRRRATKNITVAQYDATVANYRQTALTAFQQVEDSLAALRILENEAQQQHEATASAEQSLDLFQTRYEGGVDTYLQVVTWQTAALNNQRNDLDILERRLDASVLLVKALGGGWDTTKIPTL from the coding sequence ATGAGAAAAGCACTTACATTAACGGTGGCGGTGACGGTTCTGCCCCTGGCCGGCTGCATGGTCGGACCGAAGTACAAGACGCCTGCTGCCATTACGGCGCCGTCGTTCAAGGAGACGCCGCCGGCGTCCTTTGCCGAACAGGATGGATGGAAGCCAGGCCAGCCAAGCGACACGAAGCTCAAGGGTGACTGGTGGACCCTATTTCAGGATCCACAATTGAATGAGCTTGAGGCTAAGGTCGATAGTGCGAACCAAACGCTTAAGGCGGCAGAAGCCAACTTTCGCTCGGCGCGTGCGCAGATTGGCTACGCGCGCTCAAATGAAGCACCTACCATCGGCGTTGAGCCGTCAATCTCCGCTGTTCGCGAATCCGAAAATCAGCCGTACTTCAATAACACCGTTGCCAACAATGGTGAGGGCAACTTCGTCCTGCCAGTCGATTTGAACTATGAAATCGATCTGTGGGGACGAGTGCGGCGCGGTGTGACATCCGCCCGGGAGCAGGCTCAAGCCAGCGACGCGGATCTTGAAAGCGCCCGGCTCAGCCTTCATGCTGAGCTGGCATTGGACTACTTTGGATTGCGCTTGGCGGACGCGCAAGAAAAGCTGCTCGATGACACCGTGACTGCTTACCAGAGCGCGGTGGAACTTACCCAAGACCGCTTCGAAGGCGGTGCCGCGCCTCAGTCAGACGTGGCCCAGGCCAAAACGCAGCTCGACCAAGCCCGCGTCCAGCGTACCGACATCGAAGTACGGCGCACGCAATACGAGCACGCCATCGCTGTCCTGATCGGTAAACCTCCCGCGGAGCTAACACTGCCGCCTCTTCCTCTTGACCAGGCTTCCCAGGTCATGCCCGATATCCCCGGAGTGATGCCGTCCGCCTTGCTGGAGCGTCGCCCCGATATCGCGGCAGATGAACGCAGAGTGGCTTCCGCGAATGAACAGATCGGTATCGCCCAGGCGGCCTTTTATCCCACACTCTCGTTGAGCGGTGTTGCCGGTTTTCAGGGGACGTCAGCACTTAACTGGTTCAACTGGCCAAGCCGCTTTTGGGCTGTTGGACCAGCGCTGTCTCAAACCGTTTTCGACGCTGGCCGCCGCCGCGCCACAAAGAACATTACCGTCGCTCAGTATGACGCTACGGTAGCAAATTATCGGCAAACAGCTCTGACGGCATTTCAGCAAGTAGAAGACAGTCTGGCGGCTTTGCGCATACTCGAAAATGAAGCGCAACAACAGCATGAGGCCACGGCATCGGCGGAGCAGTCCCTTGACCTCTTTCAGACACGTTATGAAGGTGGAGTGGATACCTATCTACAGGTCGTTACCTGGCAAACAGCAGCGCTCAACAATCAGCGCAATGACCTGGATATTCTTGAGCGCCGCCTGGACGCGAGTGTGCTCCTGGTCAAGGCACTGGGCGGTGGTTGGGACACAACCAAGATCCCAACGTTGTGA
- a CDS encoding efflux RND transporter periplasmic adaptor subunit, with protein MNQLVEGRAPEQNDHHGHTAQATPPIVVGRDRKLGRGPAIAGILAALLLGVFIAKGIRTRVYTEETLTTTTRRDAVLSVAVTSPVQGAAAQEITLPANTQAFIDTPIYARTSGYLRKWYADIGTHVYAGQLLAEIETPELDQQVQQAQSDLAAAEANQQLAQITADRWTKLLAKNAVSKQETDQATSDLNARQSVLSAAQANVRRLQQLQGFEKVYAPFDGVITARSVDIGALIQAGDINSPKLELFHMASTGKLRLFVPVPEVYANEVHNGDHVAVTSDAIPDAKFTGTIVRNSDAIDISSRTLNVEVDVINAEHKLFPGQYAFIHLPIPPSNSSMTLPSNTLLFRKEGLRVGVVRDGRVQLAPVQIGQDYGAKVEIISGLAPADQVILNPPDSLAQGERVNVEKGDAQ; from the coding sequence ATGAATCAACTAGTGGAGGGCAGGGCGCCCGAACAAAATGACCATCATGGCCATACAGCTCAAGCCACACCACCTATCGTTGTCGGCCGCGATCGGAAACTCGGGAGGGGCCCGGCTATCGCCGGCATTCTTGCGGCTCTTCTGCTCGGCGTCTTCATTGCTAAGGGCATTCGCACTCGCGTTTATACCGAAGAGACGTTGACGACGACTACCCGGCGGGATGCTGTCCTCTCAGTTGCCGTCACCTCGCCGGTCCAGGGAGCGGCGGCGCAGGAGATCACGTTGCCAGCGAACACGCAGGCCTTCATCGACACGCCCATCTATGCCCGTACTAGTGGATATTTGCGTAAGTGGTATGCCGACATCGGTACCCATGTCTATGCCGGACAATTGCTAGCCGAGATCGAAACGCCAGAGCTCGACCAACAGGTACAGCAGGCGCAATCAGACCTGGCGGCGGCAGAGGCAAACCAGCAACTCGCCCAAATTACTGCCGACCGCTGGACGAAACTGCTGGCCAAGAACGCGGTCTCAAAACAGGAAACTGATCAGGCGACGAGTGACCTCAACGCTCGCCAGTCTGTCCTGTCGGCAGCTCAGGCCAATGTGCGCCGATTACAGCAACTACAAGGATTTGAAAAGGTATATGCGCCATTCGATGGTGTGATCACCGCCCGCAGCGTCGATATCGGAGCGCTGATTCAGGCGGGAGACATCAACTCCCCGAAGCTGGAGCTGTTTCATATGGCCTCGACGGGCAAGCTGCGTCTCTTCGTTCCCGTCCCTGAGGTATATGCCAACGAGGTGCACAACGGCGACCACGTGGCTGTCACCTCAGACGCGATTCCAGATGCGAAGTTCACGGGGACTATCGTTCGCAATTCAGATGCGATCGACATCTCCAGTCGGACCCTGAACGTTGAGGTCGATGTCATCAATGCGGAACATAAGCTGTTTCCGGGCCAGTATGCGTTCATTCATCTGCCCATTCCGCCTTCGAATTCCTCCATGACGCTGCCGTCAAACACTTTGCTGTTTCGCAAGGAAGGATTGCGTGTCGGTGTGGTGCGCGACGGTCGTGTACAACTGGCTCCGGTGCAGATCGGGCAGGACTATGGGGCCAAGGTTGAAATCATTTCCGGGCTCGCCCCTGCAGATCAGGTCATCCTCAATCCACCGGACTCACTGGCGCAGGGAGAGCGCGTGAATGTCGAGAAGGGGGATGCGCAATGA